One stretch of Carassius gibelio isolate Cgi1373 ecotype wild population from Czech Republic chromosome B1, carGib1.2-hapl.c, whole genome shotgun sequence DNA includes these proteins:
- the LOC127948411 gene encoding deoxynucleoside triphosphate triphosphohydrolase SAMHD1-like has product MPRAEPTRKTLSDYRKTLQDLKNSYEASEEPEKQQLWEIIKDELQDILKKYSLNFSKEQMKIFNDPIHGHMELHPLLVKIIDTPQFQRLRHIKQLGGTYLVYPGASHNRFEHSLGVAHLAGRLVKVLHNNQPELKITKQDFLCVQIAGLCHDLGHGPFSHVFDGLVIPGAKKIKKLRGLHDDIPENWKHEQMSVQMFDDIVRSLKAENEDVMKEHGLDDRDITFIKELIEGAKTSEWRYEGRDEDKSFLYEIVANKQNGIDVDKWDYFARDCHHLGIRNSFDHQRLLKFARVCEVNKRNHICFRDKEADNVYDMFRTRYTLHRQAYQHKICNIIEDMFAEALVQADRDLHEGKPEDMLKISEAIKTAEDYSKLTDEIFEQISSSTSDNLKKSRDILNKIIRRKLPKFVGEARLTENSMSKVRQK; this is encoded by the exons atGCCTCGAGCTGAACCAACCAGAAAAACTCTCTCCGATTACAGGAAAACTCTCCAGGATCTAAAAAATTCCTATGAAGCAAGTGAAG AGCCTGAGAAACAACAGTTATGGGAGATTATCAAGGATGAATTGCAGGACATCCTGAAGAAATACTCTTTAAACTTCTCAAAAGAACaaatgaag aTCTTCAATGACCCCATTCATGGACACATGGAGCTGCACCCCCTGCTGGTGAAGATCATTGACACTCCTCAGTTTCAGAGACTCAGACACATCAAACAGCTGGGAGGAACATATCTGGTGTATCCGGGTGCTTCTCACAATCGCTTTGAACACTCGCTTGG tgtgGCACATTTAGCAGGACGTCTGGTAAAAGTTCTTCACAACAATCAGCCAGAGCTCAAAATTACCAAACAGGATTTCCTGTGTGTTCAGATCGCTGGTCTGTGTCACGACTTGG gtcATGGTCCGTTTTCTCATGTATTTGATGGTCTGGTTATTCCAggagccaaaaaaataaaaaaattaagag GGCTGCATGATGACATCCCTGAAAACTGGAAG CATGAGCAGATGTCAGTCCAGATGTTCGATGACATTGTGAGGAGTCTGAAGGCTGAGAATGAAGATGTGATGAAAGAACATGGACTGGATGATAGAGACATCACCTTCATTAAAGAGTTAATCGAAGGGGCAAAAACCTCAGAG TGGAGATACGAGGGCAGAGATGAAGACAAATCCTTCCTGTATGAGATTGTAGCAAATAAACAGAATGGCATCGATGTGGACAAATGGGACTATTTTGCACG AGACTGTCATCACCTGGGCATTCGAAACAGTTTTGACCATCAACGTCTGCTGAAATTTGCACGAGTCTGTGAAGTGAACAAAAGAAATCACATCTGCTTCAGAGACAAG GAGGCTGATAATGTTTATGACATGTTTCGCACTCGATACACTCTCCATCGCCAGGCCTATCAGCACAAAATCTGCAACATCATTGAAGACAT GTTTGCAGAAGCACTTGTTCAAGCTGATCGTGATCTTCATGAAGGAAAACCTGAAGATATGCTGAAGATTTCTGAAGCCATAAAGACAGCAGAGGACTACAGCAAACTCACAG ATGAGATCTTTGAGCAGATATCGTCCTCCACTTCTGATAATCTGAAGAAATCCAGAGACATCTTGAACAAGATCATCAGAAGAAAACTGCCAAAGTTTGTTGGAGAAGCTCGTCTGACTGAGAACAGCATGTCAAAGGTTAGACAGAAGTGA